One Fontisphaera persica DNA window includes the following coding sequences:
- a CDS encoding response regulator: MKPKILVVDDEPDAVELIEFNLKGAGFDVISADDGAEAVQKARTAQPNLIILDVMLPEMDGMEVCKTLRRDPATAKIPIIMLTAKAAEIDRVLGLELGADDYVTKPFSPRELVLRVKNMLRRGQPTEEKQEQIRAGDLVIDIPRHQVTVKGKKVDLTATEFRLLTVLAQRRGRVQSRDQLLQDVWEYDNLIDTRTVDTHMRRLREKLGPAARYLDTIRGVGYRFTDE, encoded by the coding sequence ATGAAGCCCAAAATCCTGGTGGTGGATGATGAACCCGATGCCGTGGAACTCATCGAGTTTAATCTCAAAGGTGCGGGATTCGATGTCATCAGCGCCGATGACGGTGCCGAAGCGGTGCAAAAGGCCCGGACCGCGCAGCCCAATTTAATCATCCTGGACGTGATGCTGCCGGAGATGGACGGCATGGAGGTGTGCAAGACCCTGCGCCGGGACCCTGCCACTGCGAAAATCCCCATCATCATGCTGACAGCCAAAGCGGCCGAAATTGACCGCGTGCTGGGTTTGGAATTGGGCGCCGATGACTACGTCACCAAACCCTTCAGTCCGCGCGAGCTGGTGTTGCGGGTGAAGAACATGCTGCGCCGCGGCCAGCCCACCGAGGAAAAGCAGGAGCAAATCCGCGCGGGCGACCTGGTCATTGACATCCCGCGGCATCAAGTCACGGTGAAGGGCAAAAAGGTGGATTTGACGGCCACAGAATTTCGCTTGCTGACCGTGCTGGCGCAACGGCGGGGCCGGGTGCAATCGCGCGACCAGCTTCTGCAGGATGTCTGGGAATACGACAACCTGATTGACACCCGCACGGTGGACACCCACATGCGGCGCTTGCGCGAGAAACTCGGGCCGGCGGCCCGCTACCTGGATACCATTCGCGGGGTGGGGTATCGGTTCACCGACGAATGA
- a CDS encoding HPr family phosphocarrier protein, with the protein MSKTKKSGPGEITKEMVVTNKLGIHARPAAMFVKKASQFRSEILVEKDGETVNGKSIMGMMMLAAGYGSRLHVHASGDDAAEAIQTLEELIKRKFDEE; encoded by the coding sequence ATGAGCAAGACCAAAAAATCCGGACCGGGCGAGATCACCAAGGAAATGGTGGTCACCAACAAGTTGGGCATTCATGCCCGGCCGGCGGCCATGTTTGTTAAGAAGGCCAGCCAGTTTCGTTCGGAAATCCTCGTGGAAAAGGACGGGGAAACCGTCAATGGCAAGAGCATCATGGGCATGATGATGCTGGCCGCCGGCTATGGCAGCCGCCTGCACGTCCACGCCTCTGGCGATGATGCGGCAGAGGCCATCCAGACGCTTGAGGAACTCATCAAGCGCAAATTCGACGAGGAATAA
- a CDS encoding type II secretion system protein GspD codes for MKTKIKVLLVVGVALWSAACMAQQNSVLLTGANNEEVAEKVEYQDTAIDVVLNDLATQAGLNIHIDAKILETIYGPDRKPLRVVNIKWRNLTARQALVAVLDNYGYVAIPDPNTKVVRITIKDPTVQEPLVLKMVKLEYTHPTNMVNLIKPTLSSRSQIQADVRGNKLIMLVTETEFASVSNIIARVDTAVPQILIEAQFIETAKNPKSIKGIDWTGTLEAQNFTFGNGFTKGTTSTTVPGTPSGASPSLPSGAPGAGAVSTPAYSASTVMDTVFGRANNLDTLTGGLSVDTVRGFYPHAAFLSADGVKAVLSFLNTENDTKFIAQPRAVAMDGTSVELSSIRNVPIFEEEQGNVQGGIQQASTVKPRYDLGVRDAATGRETILNEVGIKLLVTPRQVGKSDIHMDLRPEVSAVEGVERKLLGGKVNESPIFRRQKLNTVATVPSGNTLVLGGLVTDEISKAYNKVPVLGDVPGLGLLFRKDSKSRSRRNMLIFVTPSLVTDGDFQPTPSDFLKTKPQFPPDLDEPAWDTGAPASKYRPLF; via the coding sequence ATGAAAACGAAAATCAAAGTCCTGCTTGTCGTGGGGGTGGCCTTGTGGAGTGCCGCCTGCATGGCTCAACAAAACTCCGTGCTCCTGACGGGGGCGAACAACGAGGAGGTGGCGGAAAAAGTGGAGTACCAGGACACGGCCATAGATGTGGTGTTGAATGACCTGGCCACGCAGGCCGGGTTGAACATCCACATTGACGCAAAAATCTTGGAAACCATCTACGGCCCGGATCGGAAACCGTTGCGTGTGGTCAACATCAAATGGCGCAACCTCACGGCCCGCCAGGCCTTGGTGGCGGTGTTGGACAACTATGGCTACGTGGCCATTCCCGATCCCAACACCAAGGTGGTGCGCATCACCATCAAGGATCCGACCGTGCAGGAGCCGCTGGTGCTCAAGATGGTCAAGCTGGAGTACACCCACCCCACCAACATGGTGAATCTGATCAAGCCCACGTTGAGCAGCCGCAGCCAGATTCAAGCCGATGTGCGCGGCAACAAGCTCATCATGCTGGTCACCGAGACTGAATTTGCCAGCGTGTCCAACATCATCGCGCGGGTGGACACCGCTGTGCCGCAAATTCTCATCGAGGCCCAGTTCATTGAAACCGCCAAGAATCCCAAGTCCATCAAGGGCATTGATTGGACCGGCACGCTGGAAGCTCAGAATTTCACCTTCGGCAATGGTTTCACCAAGGGCACCACCTCCACCACCGTGCCCGGGACACCTTCGGGCGCCAGTCCCAGCCTGCCCAGCGGCGCGCCCGGCGCCGGCGCGGTTTCCACTCCCGCTTATTCCGCCTCCACCGTCATGGACACGGTGTTTGGGCGGGCAAACAACTTGGACACCCTCACGGGCGGGTTGAGCGTGGATACGGTGCGCGGTTTTTATCCCCATGCCGCGTTCCTGAGCGCGGACGGTGTGAAGGCAGTGCTGTCCTTCCTGAACACGGAAAACGACACCAAGTTTATTGCGCAACCGCGCGCCGTGGCCATGGACGGCACGTCGGTTGAACTGTCGAGCATCCGCAACGTGCCGATATTTGAGGAAGAGCAGGGCAACGTGCAGGGCGGCATCCAACAGGCGAGCACGGTGAAGCCGCGTTATGATTTGGGTGTGCGGGACGCCGCCACCGGCCGCGAGACCATTCTCAACGAGGTGGGCATCAAATTGCTGGTCACCCCCCGGCAGGTGGGCAAGTCTGACATCCACATGGATTTGCGGCCGGAAGTCAGCGCCGTGGAAGGTGTGGAGCGCAAACTCCTGGGCGGCAAAGTGAACGAGTCGCCCATCTTCCGCCGCCAGAAACTCAACACCGTGGCCACCGTCCCCAGCGGCAATACCCTGGTGCTGGGCGGTTTGGTCACGGATGAAATCAGCAAGGCCTACAACAAAGTGCCGGTGCTGGGCGATGTGCCCGGCCTGGGGCTGCTCTTCCGCAAGGATTCCAAATCGCGCAGCCGCCGCAACATGCTCATCTTTGTCACGCCCAGCCTGGTGACTGATGGAGATTTCCAGCCCACCCCGAGCGACTTCCTCAAGACCAAACCGCAATTCCCGCCGGATTTGGATGAACCGGCCTGGGACACGGGTGCGCCGGCGAGCAAGTATCGGCCCTTGTTCTAA
- the kdsA gene encoding 3-deoxy-8-phosphooctulonate synthase gives MPKSDTGLWKRLSSRRELFVIAGPCVIESEALCLEVAQKLEPVCRRLGMPLVFKASFDKANRTSARSFRGPGLEAGLEVLKEVRARTGLPVLTDVHTEEQAQMAGEVVDILQIPAFLCRQTDLIEAAVATGKIVNLKKGQFLSPAEMLQVVRKARELGGRQLLVTERGTTFGYNNLVADMRAIPWLRQAECPVVFDATHSVQLPGAGGDKSSGQREFAPVLARAAVAAGADGVFIETHPQPEAALSDGPNMIPLAEMPLVLKSLKKIYQARD, from the coding sequence ATGCCAAAGTCTGACACGGGCCTCTGGAAACGCTTGAGCAGCCGGCGGGAGTTGTTTGTCATCGCCGGACCGTGTGTTATTGAAAGCGAGGCCCTGTGCCTGGAAGTGGCGCAAAAGCTGGAGCCAGTTTGCCGCCGGCTGGGTATGCCGTTGGTTTTCAAGGCCAGTTTTGACAAGGCCAACCGCACGTCAGCCAGGTCTTTTCGCGGCCCCGGCCTGGAGGCCGGCCTGGAAGTGTTGAAAGAAGTCCGCGCGCGCACGGGTCTGCCGGTGCTGACCGATGTGCATACGGAGGAGCAAGCTCAAATGGCCGGTGAGGTGGTGGACATTCTGCAAATACCGGCGTTTCTCTGCCGGCAGACGGATTTGATAGAAGCGGCGGTGGCCACCGGCAAGATTGTCAATCTAAAGAAAGGGCAGTTTCTCAGCCCGGCCGAGATGTTGCAGGTGGTGCGCAAGGCGCGTGAGCTGGGGGGCAGGCAGTTGTTGGTGACCGAGCGCGGCACGACTTTTGGCTACAATAATTTGGTGGCGGATATGCGGGCCATTCCCTGGCTGCGGCAGGCTGAGTGCCCGGTGGTGTTTGATGCCACCCATTCGGTCCAGTTGCCCGGCGCGGGGGGGGACAAGTCGAGCGGCCAGCGCGAGTTTGCGCCGGTGCTGGCCCGTGCGGCGGTGGCCGCGGGGGCTGATGGTGTGTTTATCGAAACGCATCCCCAGCCAGAGGCGGCCTTGAGCGATGGTCCCAACATGATTCCCCTCGCGGAAATGCCGCTGGTGCTAAAATCCCTAAAAAAGATTTATCAAGCTCGGGATTGA
- the lptB gene encoding LPS export ABC transporter ATP-binding protein, with protein MALLGTEQLVKVYRGRRVVDGVSLEVNPGEIVGLMGPNGAGKTTTFNMVVGVIRPDEGRIFFDGQEISRLAVHQRARLGMGYLTQEPSVFRKLTVEENILAILEVCNLDPVERQTRLKYLLEELDLTPLAKNPAYTLSGGEKRRLEITRALVTSPRLLLLDEPFVGIDPIAVYEVQKIIRRLKERGLGILITDHNVRELLKLIDRGYIIHKGRVLCHGDADYLTNDPQAREIYLGPEFNL; from the coding sequence ATGGCACTTTTAGGCACAGAACAGTTGGTGAAGGTTTATCGGGGACGCCGGGTGGTGGACGGCGTTTCGTTGGAGGTGAATCCCGGTGAAATTGTGGGGTTGATGGGGCCGAATGGCGCGGGCAAGACCACCACCTTTAACATGGTGGTGGGGGTGATTCGCCCGGACGAAGGCCGAATTTTTTTTGACGGTCAGGAAATCAGCCGTCTGGCGGTGCACCAGCGGGCGCGGCTGGGCATGGGGTATTTGACCCAGGAGCCGTCGGTGTTTCGCAAATTGACGGTGGAAGAGAACATCCTGGCCATCTTGGAGGTGTGCAATTTGGACCCCGTGGAACGCCAAACGCGGCTGAAGTACCTGCTGGAGGAGCTGGATTTGACTCCGCTGGCGAAAAATCCGGCCTACACGCTGAGCGGGGGAGAGAAGCGGCGCCTGGAAATTACGCGCGCCCTGGTGACCAGCCCCCGGCTGCTGCTGCTGGATGAACCCTTTGTTGGCATTGACCCGATTGCGGTGTACGAAGTACAAAAGATCATCCGCCGCTTGAAAGAACGTGGTTTGGGCATATTGATCACTGATCACAACGTGCGTGAGCTGCTGAAATTGATTGACCGTGGCTACATCATCCACAAAGGCCGGGTGTTGTGCCACGGTGATGCCGACTACCTGACCAACGATCCGCAGGCGCGGGAAATCTACCTGGGGCCCGAATTCAATCTCTAA
- a CDS encoding KdsC family phosphatase — protein sequence MLAPEELTARLKKVRLFLCDVDGILTDGTVLMNGEDEVKQFHVFDGLGTRLLREHGGIKVGWISARPSPATTRRAQELKVDFLYQDRAPKVDAIENILRQAGCTWEEVCYMGDDIVDLGALRRAGVAVCVPDSLPEALALAHYVTRKPGGRGAVREVIELLLKAQGKWETLLREYSA from the coding sequence ATGCTAGCTCCGGAAGAATTGACGGCCCGCCTGAAAAAAGTGCGGCTCTTTTTATGTGATGTGGACGGCATCCTCACTGACGGCACCGTCCTCATGAATGGCGAGGATGAAGTCAAACAATTCCACGTTTTTGATGGGCTGGGCACGCGGCTGCTCCGCGAGCATGGCGGCATCAAGGTGGGGTGGATTTCGGCCCGCCCCTCTCCGGCGACCACCCGCCGGGCGCAGGAATTAAAGGTGGATTTTTTATATCAGGATCGCGCCCCCAAGGTGGATGCCATTGAAAACATTTTGCGGCAGGCGGGTTGCACGTGGGAGGAGGTGTGTTACATGGGGGATGACATTGTGGACTTGGGCGCTTTGCGCCGCGCCGGCGTGGCGGTTTGCGTGCCGGATAGTTTGCCGGAGGCGCTGGCCCTGGCGCATTATGTCACCCGCAAACCAGGCGGGCGCGGTGCGGTGCGAGAAGTCATTGAGCTGTTGCTCAAAGCCCAGGGCAAATGGGAAACCCTGCTGCGGGAATACTCCGCATGA
- the phoU gene encoding phosphate signaling complex protein PhoU gives MSQHFEQEVQHLKQQLLTMASHAENAVRRAVKALLEQNRSLAAQVAQEDDVLDRFEVEIDELAIQALAKAPLASDLRLVTRAMKISHELERIGDAATTIARRAQELPPGLPLEEFVDIPRITQLVLLMLKDALDAFVNHEPDRARAVIPRDKEVDRLNKEAHRNLGEYLQQQPGATAWALHLMAITKSLERIGDHAKNIAEDVVYLYEGRDIRHGGATAPGRPAAGMNDTQAHS, from the coding sequence ATGTCTCAGCATTTTGAACAGGAAGTACAGCATCTGAAACAGCAGTTGCTGACCATGGCGAGCCATGCGGAAAACGCCGTGCGCCGCGCCGTCAAAGCCCTGCTGGAGCAGAATCGGAGCCTGGCCGCCCAAGTGGCCCAAGAGGATGATGTGCTGGACCGTTTTGAAGTGGAGATTGATGAGCTGGCCATTCAGGCCCTGGCCAAGGCGCCGCTGGCCAGCGACTTGCGCCTGGTGACGCGGGCCATGAAAATCTCCCATGAACTGGAGCGGATTGGCGACGCCGCCACCACCATTGCCCGGCGCGCGCAGGAGCTGCCGCCGGGGCTGCCGTTGGAGGAATTTGTGGACATCCCCCGCATCACCCAACTGGTGCTGCTCATGTTGAAAGATGCGCTGGATGCTTTTGTGAATCACGAACCGGACCGCGCCCGGGCGGTGATTCCGCGGGACAAGGAAGTGGACCGGTTGAACAAGGAGGCGCATAGGAATCTGGGAGAGTACCTGCAGCAACAGCCCGGGGCGACGGCGTGGGCGTTGCATTTAATGGCCATCACCAAGAGCCTGGAGCGCATTGGCGACCACGCCAAAAACATTGCCGAGGATGTGGTTTATTTGTATGAAGGACGTGACATCCGCCACGGTGGCGCCACGGCCCCTGGCCGGCCTGCCGCGGGGATGAATGATACCCAAGCCCATAGTTGA
- the hprK gene encoding HPr(Ser) kinase/phosphatase — MRRETITVKRFFDEYHEELGLKLIAGNRGVSRIIPEPTINRPGLVLAGFTEYFSYKRVQVIGNAETYFLRSRSEQERQASYERLFSFRIPCVVFSRNLHPDDRFLAMAQERQVPIFRTHLATVTFINKATIGLEYLFAPHGTEMGSMVDILGVGVIIRGESGIGKSECVLALIERGYSLVSDDVTRVTLVEGHEVLGSSDEKTRDFMEVRGIGIINVAKMFGVRSIRQEKRVDLVVTLMPWEKVPDVERVGMNDDYTTILGVQIPHMVIPVRPGRDLARLIEVAAFHTKLKAAGYNPAEELNKHLIEIMSQQRSGEGPKKQLTRSRGRGN, encoded by the coding sequence ATGCGGCGCGAAACCATCACTGTTAAGCGGTTCTTTGACGAATACCACGAGGAGCTGGGACTCAAGCTCATCGCCGGCAACCGGGGCGTTTCCCGTATTATTCCCGAGCCGACCATCAACCGGCCCGGCCTGGTGCTGGCCGGTTTTACCGAATATTTCTCCTACAAGCGCGTGCAGGTCATTGGGAATGCCGAGACATACTTTTTGCGCTCGCGTTCCGAGCAGGAGCGGCAGGCCAGTTATGAGCGGCTGTTTTCGTTTCGCATCCCTTGCGTGGTTTTTTCGCGCAACCTGCATCCCGATGACCGGTTTCTGGCCATGGCCCAGGAGCGCCAGGTGCCCATCTTCCGCACGCATCTGGCCACGGTAACTTTCATCAACAAAGCCACCATCGGCCTGGAATATTTGTTTGCTCCCCACGGCACGGAGATGGGCAGCATGGTGGACATTCTGGGGGTGGGCGTCATCATCCGGGGCGAAAGCGGCATCGGCAAAAGCGAATGCGTGCTGGCACTGATTGAGCGGGGTTACAGCCTGGTGTCGGATGATGTCACGCGGGTGACGCTCGTGGAGGGGCATGAGGTGCTGGGGTCCTCCGATGAAAAGACCCGCGATTTCATGGAGGTGCGGGGCATTGGCATTATTAACGTGGCCAAGATGTTTGGCGTGCGCAGCATCCGCCAGGAAAAGCGGGTGGATTTGGTGGTCACCCTGATGCCCTGGGAGAAGGTTCCGGACGTGGAAAGGGTGGGGATGAATGACGATTACACCACGATTTTAGGGGTGCAGATTCCCCATATGGTCATCCCGGTGCGTCCGGGCCGGGATTTGGCCCGGCTGATTGAAGTGGCGGCTTTTCATACCAAATTAAAAGCTGCTGGTTACAATCCGGCGGAAGAGTTGAACAAGCACCTGATTGAGATCATGTCCCAACAAAGAAGTGGTGAGGGGCCGAAAAAACAGTTGACAAGATCGCGTGGACGCGGCAATTAA
- a CDS encoding class I SAM-dependent rRNA methyltransferase yields MLTLPTVTLKPGEADRVAAGHPWIYAGSVWRVTPTPRDGEIVQVKDSRHRFLGVGFFNSRSKIHVRLLDPQRVQVNEAWFEQRLRAAWELRRRHLPQATSLRVVNAESDFLSGLIVDKYEDHLVLQISSLGMDARKEMVVQVLRRLFSPKAIVERSETAARKFEGLDEAQGTLWGEPAPMVWARLNGLEMAADLQTGHKTGLYLDQQVNYELVARLTPGAQVLDCFSFVGGFALHAARAGAAHVHCLEQSAEAAAALQTNAQRNGLAGRISVETVNVFDWLKAQTTTRPHEKLIPRYDVIILDPPSFTRTRASVPDALRGYKEIHLRALKLLKPGGTLVTFCCSHHVPAPLFQEVITAAAADSRRVLRRVAIYTQSPDHPVLPVIPETEYLKGFAFEVAR; encoded by the coding sequence ATGCTGACCTTGCCTACTGTCACCTTGAAACCCGGCGAAGCCGACCGCGTAGCCGCCGGACACCCTTGGATTTATGCCGGCTCCGTCTGGCGCGTCACGCCCACCCCGCGCGATGGGGAAATTGTCCAGGTCAAAGATTCCCGCCATCGTTTTCTGGGCGTGGGTTTTTTCAACTCACGCTCCAAAATCCACGTCCGCCTGCTGGACCCCCAGCGGGTCCAGGTGAACGAAGCCTGGTTTGAGCAACGGTTGCGTGCGGCCTGGGAATTGCGCCGCCGCCATCTGCCGCAGGCCACCAGCCTGCGGGTCGTCAACGCCGAAAGCGATTTTCTCTCCGGCTTGATTGTGGATAAATACGAAGACCACCTGGTCCTGCAAATTTCCTCGCTGGGCATGGACGCCCGCAAGGAAATGGTCGTGCAAGTGCTGCGCCGACTATTCTCTCCCAAGGCAATCGTGGAGCGCAGCGAGACCGCGGCCCGCAAATTCGAGGGTTTGGACGAAGCCCAAGGCACGCTCTGGGGCGAACCGGCTCCGATGGTCTGGGCGCGGTTGAACGGTCTGGAAATGGCGGCGGACCTTCAGACCGGCCACAAGACCGGCCTTTATCTGGACCAACAGGTGAATTACGAGCTGGTGGCGCGTCTGACGCCGGGGGCCCAGGTTCTGGATTGCTTTAGTTTTGTCGGCGGTTTTGCCCTGCACGCGGCGCGGGCAGGCGCCGCTCACGTGCATTGCCTGGAGCAGAGCGCGGAAGCGGCCGCCGCCCTGCAAACCAATGCCCAACGCAACGGCCTGGCCGGCCGCATTTCGGTGGAAACAGTGAACGTGTTTGACTGGCTCAAGGCTCAGACCACCACCCGCCCGCACGAAAAACTCATCCCACGATATGATGTCATCATTCTGGACCCGCCCTCCTTCACCCGCACCCGCGCCTCCGTCCCCGATGCTCTCCGCGGGTACAAGGAAATCCATCTCCGGGCGCTCAAATTGCTCAAACCAGGGGGGACACTCGTCACCTTCTGTTGCTCGCATCACGTGCCGGCGCCGCTTTTCCAGGAGGTCATCACCGCCGCCGCCGCCGACAGCCGGCGGGTGTTGCGCCGCGTGGCCATTTACACCCAATCCCCGGACCATCCGGTGCTGCCGGTCATTCCGGAAACCGAGTATCTCAAAGGGTTTGCCTTTGAAGTCGCCCGTTAG
- a CDS encoding sensor histidine kinase, translating to MTFLDEQWALWLFAAGVALVVLHTWWMERRHRRARELAEREYTRQALQKQQQLQAQFQAQQEALFNSMIEGVLVLDQQGRIQLFNQSLKDLLQFARDLRGLTLIEAFRLPELERMAHRLLKECTVAAVEIELPGATPRYLQVNGSAVLDRQGRQQGAIMVFHDLTRLKQLEKTRQEFVANVSHELRTPLAMIKGFVETLLSGAKDDPAVATRFLQNIEKHTDRLTFLIEDLLTISRLESGKVLFNLRPTNLRETVQHVMEDLQTRAADKQIRFFNQVPEELEAWADGDRLQQVLFNLLDNAIKYGHVGGKVEITGQRLDQGMVRLSVADDGPGVPPESRERIFERFYRVDKARSREAGGTGLGLAIVKHIIQCHGGRAWVESEMGRGSTFHVTLPADEAAAKASENRRLSA from the coding sequence GTGACGTTTTTGGATGAACAATGGGCGTTGTGGCTCTTTGCCGCGGGCGTGGCGCTGGTGGTGTTGCACACCTGGTGGATGGAGCGCCGCCATCGCCGCGCCCGCGAGCTGGCCGAGCGTGAATACACCCGGCAGGCCCTGCAAAAACAGCAGCAGCTTCAGGCCCAGTTTCAAGCCCAGCAGGAGGCCTTGTTCAACAGCATGATTGAGGGAGTGCTGGTGCTCGACCAGCAGGGCCGCATCCAGCTCTTCAACCAGTCCCTTAAAGATTTGCTGCAATTTGCCCGGGATTTGCGGGGATTGACGTTGATTGAGGCGTTTCGTTTGCCGGAATTGGAGCGCATGGCCCACCGCCTGCTCAAGGAATGCACGGTGGCGGCGGTGGAGATTGAGCTTCCGGGCGCCACGCCGCGTTATCTGCAGGTCAATGGCTCGGCGGTGCTGGACCGGCAGGGGCGGCAGCAGGGAGCCATCATGGTTTTTCATGATCTGACCCGCCTCAAACAACTGGAAAAAACGCGCCAGGAGTTTGTGGCCAATGTAAGTCATGAGCTGCGCACGCCCTTGGCCATGATCAAGGGTTTTGTGGAGACGCTCTTGAGCGGCGCCAAGGACGACCCCGCCGTGGCCACCCGGTTTTTGCAAAACATTGAGAAACACACCGACCGGCTCACGTTTTTAATCGAGGATTTGCTGACCATCTCCCGGCTGGAGTCCGGCAAGGTGTTGTTCAATTTGCGCCCCACCAACTTGCGCGAGACGGTGCAGCATGTGATGGAGGATTTGCAGACCCGGGCGGCCGACAAGCAAATCCGATTCTTCAACCAGGTGCCGGAGGAATTGGAGGCATGGGCCGATGGGGATCGTCTGCAGCAGGTGCTGTTCAACTTGCTGGACAATGCCATCAAGTACGGCCATGTGGGCGGCAAGGTGGAGATAACCGGCCAGCGCCTGGACCAGGGCATGGTAAGGCTTTCGGTGGCGGATGACGGGCCGGGGGTGCCGCCGGAGTCCCGCGAGCGCATCTTTGAACGGTTTTACCGTGTGGACAAAGCCCGTTCACGCGAGGCGGGCGGCACGGGCCTTGGCCTGGCCATTGTCAAACACATCATCCAATGCCACGGCGGCCGGGCCTGGGTGGAGAGTGAAATGGGGCGTGGTTCAACCTTCCATGTCACCCTGCCGGCCGATGAGGCGGCGGCCAAGGCTTCCGAAAATCGGCGTTTGAGCGCCTGA
- the pilM gene encoding pilus assembly protein PilM produces the protein MALPFLKSSAKQRDHIVAVDLGVRTTKAVYLQRRGGNYSLAAYTLQDAPIYEKSLSSEILAEHLKQVIPALGARTKQIILALGVTDAVVRQAELPMQGLPEMRQMLKFNSKGYLQQDYPGHVWDCYILPPKGDMGGEKKGVPKVKVLAGGTKQTLLNDVVAAIKTAGYVPDMVVPGLIGPINAFEVAMPEVFAKEVVALVDIGFKNTSISILSMGEMVLSRVVGIGGDKITAGLAESKGITYAEAEGIKIGIPEEVGAELEPLIIPLGRELRASIDFFEHQEDKTVSQVFVSGASASSDFLVQCLQNELMVPCKRWNPIGGFHLALTGEALAMAESVAPRLAVAVGAAASGMN, from the coding sequence ATGGCTTTGCCATTTCTCAAAAGTTCGGCCAAACAACGTGATCACATAGTGGCGGTGGACCTGGGGGTGAGAACGACCAAAGCCGTTTACTTACAGCGACGGGGAGGTAATTATTCCCTGGCTGCTTACACCCTGCAGGATGCCCCCATTTATGAGAAATCCCTTTCTTCCGAGATTCTGGCTGAACACTTGAAGCAGGTCATTCCTGCGCTGGGGGCACGCACTAAACAAATCATTCTGGCCTTGGGAGTCACCGATGCAGTGGTGCGCCAGGCGGAACTGCCCATGCAGGGCCTGCCCGAGATGCGGCAGATGCTTAAATTCAATTCCAAGGGTTATTTGCAGCAGGATTATCCCGGCCACGTCTGGGATTGTTACATTCTGCCCCCTAAAGGAGACATGGGCGGAGAAAAAAAGGGCGTGCCCAAAGTCAAAGTCCTGGCCGGCGGCACCAAGCAGACGTTGTTGAATGACGTGGTGGCGGCGATTAAGACCGCCGGGTATGTGCCGGACATGGTGGTGCCCGGATTGATTGGCCCCATCAACGCCTTTGAAGTGGCAATGCCCGAGGTATTTGCCAAGGAAGTGGTGGCTCTGGTGGATATTGGGTTCAAAAACACTTCCATCTCCATCTTGTCCATGGGCGAGATGGTGCTCAGCCGCGTGGTGGGCATTGGCGGCGATAAAATCACTGCCGGGCTGGCTGAATCCAAGGGCATCACCTACGCCGAGGCCGAAGGCATCAAGATTGGCATCCCGGAAGAAGTCGGGGCGGAGCTGGAGCCACTCATCATTCCGCTGGGCCGGGAATTGCGGGCCTCTATTGACTTTTTTGAGCATCAGGAGGATAAGACGGTGAGCCAGGTTTTTGTTTCGGGGGCATCCGCCAGCTCTGATTTTCTGGTGCAATGTCTCCAAAACGAATTGATGGTGCCATGCAAGCGGTGGAATCCCATTGGTGGTTTTCATTTGGCCCTGACCGGCGAGGCGCTGGCCATGGCCGAGAGCGTCGCCCCGCGACTGGCGGTGGCGGTGGGGGCGGCCGCCAGCGGGATGAATTAA